The sequence ACGCCTTTCAGCGCGCGGCCGTTCTTGAACGTCATCCCGAAGCGCATCGGGACGACGGTTCGGTCTTCGATGAGCGCCTGGAGGACGTCGTCGTGGAGGCGGGCGTTCTCGTCGGTCTGCTCGGGCTCCATCGTCTCGATGTCGGAGACGATGGCCGAGTACCGCCGGTAGTCGACGGTGTACACCGTGGTCGCGTCGTCGACGCCCGGGATGTCCTTCTCGAACGACCCGTCGTCTGTCACCCCGTACGTGTAGAGATACGTTCCGGTCATGGGAAATTCGACTGCCGCTGCCGTCAGTATCGGTTCCAATCCAGTGTACCCTTGTGCCGGCAGGTGCAGGGTGTTTATACGCGGGCGACCGAGGGACGCGATGGACCGTAGACACCTTCAGCCAGACGGATATGTACACCCTGCATTTGCAGGCCAAGTGGCTAACCGTGTCGTCACTGTTTCTTCGGTACGATGCAGAATACTCCAGACAGTACGAGTCTCGCGGAAGTGCTCGACCGCATTCTCGACAAAGGAATCGTCATCGACATCTGGGCGCGGGTGTCGGTCGTCGGTATCGAGATTCTCACCGTCGAGGCTCGTATCGTCGCCGCTTCGGTGGACACGTTCCTGCACTACGCACACGAGATATCGAAGATAGAGCAAGCGACGTCCGGGGAGGGCGACTACGACATCAACGAGATCGAAGTCGACACGCCCACGCATCCGAACGAACCGACGACGTAAGTCGGCGCAGCCGCGCCGACGGACGGTCCGGGCAGGACCCACGGCGACGACTGAGGAATCCGACCGGAGCCACCGATGCCAGAGCTAAACCCAACCGAACACACAGTCGACGAACTCGAAGACGAACTGCAGGAGATAGACGACCAGGCGGTGCTGCGCGACGCCTACGA is a genomic window of Haloprofundus halophilus containing:
- the gvpA gene encoding gas vesicle protein GvpA, whose amino-acid sequence is MQNTPDSTSLAEVLDRILDKGIVIDIWARVSVVGIEILTVEARIVAASVDTFLHYAHEISKIEQATSGEGDYDINEIEVDTPTHPNEPTT